One stretch of Erythrolamprus reginae isolate rEryReg1 chromosome 7, rEryReg1.hap1, whole genome shotgun sequence DNA includes these proteins:
- the LOC139169860 gene encoding 5-hydroxytryptamine receptor 7-like, whose amino-acid sequence MTEGLSQLNEPRAVLSNATSSTDCGEDVVLYGETGKVVIGIVISIINLLTIAGNSLVVISVCTVKKLRQPSNYLVVSLAAADLSVALAVMPFVIITDLVGGKWLFGEVFCNVFIAMDVMCCTASIMTLCVISVDRYLGITRPLTYPVRQDGKLMAKMVFVVWLLSASITLPPLFGWAENVTVEQRCLISQDVGYTIYSTGVAFYIPTTVMLVMYHRIYKAAKASARKHRFMDFPRPYDQDRIVCVDSGVCPPRSSKRSQASTECATLSKFLQEDHKNISIFKREQKAARTLGVIVGSFTVCWLPFFLMSTARPFLCGNRCSCIPLWLERTLLWLGYANSLLNPWIYAFFNRDLRTTFWNLLRCNYRNINRRLSAASMHEALKATEKNEGVF is encoded by the exons ATGACTGAAGGACTTTCCCAACTCAATGAACCAAGGGCCGTGCTCTCCAATGCCACCAGCTCGACTGATTGTGGAGAGGATGTCGTGCTGTATGGGGAGACGGGCAAGGTGGTCATTGGGATAGTCATCTCCATCATCAACCTGTTGACCATCGCGGGCAACAGCCTGGTGGTCATCTCCGTGTGTACCGTCAAAAAGCTTCGGCAGCCGTCCAATTACCTGGTGGTTTCTTTGGCCGCCGCGGACCTGTCCGTCGCCCTGGCGGTTATGCCCTTTGTGATCATCACGGATTTGGTGGGAGGCAAATGGCTGTTCGGAGAAGTCTTCTGCAACGTGTTCATCGCCATGGACGTCATGTGTTGTACGGCGTCCATCATGACCCTCTGCGTCATCAGCGTGGACAG ATACCTGGGAATCACTCGACCTTTGACCTACCCAGTGAGACAAGACGGGAAGCTTATGGCCAAGATGGTCTTTGTGGTATGGCTGCTTTCTGCCTCCATCACACTTCCGCCTCTGTTCGGCTGGGCCGAGAACGTCACGGTGGAACAAAGGTGTCTCATCAGCCAGGATGTTGGCTACACCATCTACTCCACCGGCGTGGCCTTCTACATCCCCACGACGGTGATGCTGGTCATGTACCACCGGATCTACAAAGCGGCCAAAGCCAGCGCTCGGAAACACCGCTTCATGGACTTCCCGAGGCCTTACGACCAGGACCGTATTGTCTGTGTAGACTCTGGCGTATGCCCGCCACGCAGCAGCAAACGCAGCCAGGCCTCCACGGAGTGTGCCACGCTGTCCAAGTTCCTTCAGGAGGACCACAAGAACATCTCAATTTTCAAGCGGGAGCAGAAGGCCGCCAGGACCCTCGGCGTCATCGTGGGCTCCTTCACCGTTTGCTGGTTGCCTTTTTTCTTGATGTCCACCGCCAGGCCCTTCCTCTGCGGCAACCGATGCAGCTGTATCCCGCTGTGGCTGGAGAGGACTTTGTTGTGGCTGGGTTACGCGAACTCCCTCCTCAACCCCTGGATTTACGCCTTCTTCAACCGTGACCTGAGGACGACTTTCTGGAACCTTCTGCGCTGTAATTACCGGAACATTAACCGGAGGCTTTCAGCAGCAAGCATGCACGAGGCCTTGAAAGCCACCGAAAAGAACGAGGGTGTGTTTTAA
- the LOC139170094 gene encoding zinc finger protein 862-like, with product MLPADKVGGCIKSVATPTRLQAPHSMADKASGSGASQGLKRKANDSSTGAGLNFPKKSLKFKPEWLNELVETKLPTSSKNQMTKLGNIFTYSENNEDIVCQICKEARAGCPFATGKKWVDWKIDYLKRHIIQKVHLDSVTKLQYQKSGGLQRLLTESAEDRAKRKEVSLRRNARADGVKVLIDNVLLAIKMDASMLSVQDVHDHIGRYVSIPESWRSKNYAFEFVECINAVVQREVLHELCNASCHTLIVDESTDITLTKMLILYAKFRPSNATIYKTMFIGILKLSACNSTAITTAIKEFYAANNIDLQKMVMLTSDGASVMLGKNNGVAAQLRRDVSHLLEQHCVAHREDLGIDDACKDIPLMKVIETLLRSVYSIFARSTLKKQAFIDLAAIMECDSVAFRALNEVRWLSRHFALQALMRNIPVLVEYCKEEYSDPTCKYCYKKLTNTQVHAALIVFDDVVCELAELNKLLQRSNLTPIEAAQFVRARVAKLRIQYLGETVHWNEKVHDYMQSNPDINMTPILKFIECLCFHLESRFPENELTDWNIFDTAALSKVTTFNFGRTEIATLVGKFQHFFDNFDEVSITSAVQKQYCDFRFLISEKFKSGSMHSFDDVVQFALKDQQFGTLSRLLDICATFQASSADCERGFSLMNAIKNKVRNKLQPEHLDMLMRIRTYQTSGTQVDLDKVYLEWSSMKDRREKL from the exons ATGTTACCTGCAGATAAGGTTGG agGTTGCATAAAATCAGTGGCGACGCCAACAAGACTGCAAGCCCCTCATTCAATGGCAGACAAGGCTTCTGGCAGTGGTGCTTCACAAGGCTTGAAGCGCAAAGCTAATGATAGTAGTACTGGGGCTGGGCTAAATTTCCCGAAGAAAAGCTTAAAGTTTAAGCCTGAGTGGCTGAATGAGTTGGTGGAAACTAAACTGCCAACCTCAAGTAAAAACCAAATGACAAAACTGGGCAATATCTTCACTTATAGTGAAAATAATGAAGATATTGTTTGCCAGATATGCAAAGAAGCCCGTGCAGGTTGCCCATTCGCCACCGGAAAGAAATGGGTTGATTGGAAGATTGATTATTTGAAGCGTCACATCATTCAAAAGGTTCACCTGGATTCGGTCACCAAATTACAGTACCAGAAATCTGGAGGGCTGCAGAGACTACTGACTGAAAGTGCAGAAGACAGAGCGAAGAGAAAAGAAGTTTCCCTGCGAAGAAATGCCAGGGCTGATGGAGTTAAAGTTTTGATTGACAATGTATTGCTGGCCATAAAAATGGATGCGTCGATGTTATCAGTCCAAGACGTACATGACCATATAGGAAGGTATGTTTCCATTCCAGAGAGCTGGCGCAGCAAGAATTATGCCTTTGAATTTGTGGAGTGCATCAACGCAGTTGTTCAGAGGGAAGTATTGCATGAACTTTGTAATGCCAGTTGCCATACTCTTATTGTCGATGAAAGCACTGATATAACATTAACCAAAATGTTGATTTTGTATGCTAAATTCCGCCCATCTAATGCCACAATTTATAAGACCATGTTTATAGGAATTTTAAAGTTGTCAGCTTGCAACAGCACAGCAATCACAACAGCCATAAAGGAGTTCTATGCTGCGAACAACATCGACCTTCAAAAGATGGTCATGCTTACGTCAGATGGTGCATCTGTGATGCTGGGCAAGAATAATGGCGTGGCTGCACAGCTTCGTCGAGATGTGTCCCATTTGCTAGAACAGCACTGTGTGGCACACCGAGAAGACCTTGGGATTGATGATGCGTGTAAGGATATCCCATTGATGAAAGTCATTGAGACTTTACTGCGAAGTGTCTACAGTATATTCGCCCGCTCCACTCTGAAGAAACAAGCATTTATAGATTTAGCAGCCATTATGGAATGTGATTCGGTAGCCTTCAGAGCTTTGAATGAGGTACGATGGCTTTCCAGACATTTCGCATTGCAAGCATTAATGAGAAACATTCCAGTTTTGGTTGAGTACTGTAAAGAAGAATACAGCGATCCAACATGTAAATATTGCTACAAAAAGTTGACAAATACACAGGTTCATGCTGCACTGATCGTGTTTGATGATGTTGTTTGCGAATTGGCTGAATTGAACAAGCTATTGCAAAGAAGCAACCTGACACCAATTGAAGCTGCTCAGTTTGTGAGGGCCAGAGTAGCCAAGCTTCGCATTCAGTATTTAGGCGAAACAGTTCACTGGAATGAAAAAGTTCATGACTATATGCAAAGCAACCCAGACATTAACATGACTCCCATACTGAAATTTATTGAATGTTTGTGCTTCCATCTTGAAAGTCGCTTTCCAGAGAATGAGTTGACAGATTGGAATATATTTGACACTGCTGCTCTGTCAAAGGTGACCACTTTTAATTTTGGGAGAACTGAAATTGCAACCCTGGTTGGAAAATTTCAGCATTTCTTTGATAATTTTGATGAAGTCAGCATCACATCAGCTGTACAGAAACAATATTGTGACTTCAGATTTCTGATCTCAGAAAAATTCAAGTCTGGATCAATGCACTCATTCGATGATGTGgtgcagtttgcactgaaagaccaaCAGTTTGGAACTCTGTCACGTCTGCTGGATATTTGCGCAACTTTCCAAGCATCAAGTGCTGATTGTGAACGAGGTTTCAGCCTGATGAATGCCATCAAGAACAAAGTTCGTAATAAGTTGCAACCTGAGCACTTGGATATGCTGATGCGAATCCGCACTTACCAGACTTCAGGGACACAAGTTGATCTTGACAAAGTGTACTTGGAATGGTCATCAATGAAAGACAGACGTGAGAAACTCTAA
- the LOC139169841 gene encoding vomeronasal type-1 receptor 96-like has translation MTSKFMFFVSVLIYLSSFVGMIGNLTVLFAFLTHAVRRKALQPLDRIIVNMGLVNFLLCCYKAIPGMLFYSSTRVFGEEGCRVLLYSYHTLRLISIWSVTNLSILHLIKIRRPNYRWTTFIHRHQSRYVNVTLVGCWVASVLLHVPYLQYEKTGGQQNKTIAFLATSTCLKSTESFAVKFSTYASVSLDLILILLAVVLNGFIVDLLWKHHRKVQALSTTVSGWNKHTAQATKILLSLLSIYVVCWIANDMVWLMIVLGYNRSHPQSSFLSAMYGVLSSIYYSSSSYVIVFGYKKVREYLAETCWCLRCRRTARVQVTSLVGALPK, from the coding sequence ATGACCTCCAAATTCATGTTCTTCGTGTCGGTCCTGATCTACCTCTCTTCCTTCGTTGGCATGATCGGCAACCTCACCGTCCTCTTCGCCTTCCTGACGCACGCCGTCCGCCGCAAAGCCCTGCAACCCCTAGACCGCATCATCGTCAACATGGGCCTGGTGAACTTCCTCCTCTGTTGCTACAAAGCCATTCCAGGGATGCTGTTTTACAGCAGCACCAGAGTTTTCGGGGAGGAGGGCTGTAGGGTCCTCCTGTACTCTTACCACACCCTGAGGCTGATTAGTATCTGGTCGGTGACGAACCTGAGCATCCTCCACCTCATCAAGATCCGAAGGCCCAATTACCGGTGGACGACGTTCATCCACAGGCATCAATCGCGCTACGTCAACGTCACCCTCGTTGGTTGCTGGGTGGCCAGCGTCCTCCTCCACGTCCCTTACTTGCAGTACGAGAAGACGGGAGGTCAACAAAATAAGACAATTGCCTTCTTGGCTACTTCTACTTGCTTGAAATCTACGGAGAGCTTCGCCGTGAAGTTTAGCACCTACGCGTCCGTCAGCCTCGACTTGATCCTCATTCTCCTGGCCGTCGTCCTCAACGGTTTCATCGTCGACCTTCTCTGGAAGCACCACCGGAAGGTCCAGGCGTTGTCCACCACAGTGAGCGGGTGGAATAAACACACGGCCCAGGCCACCAAAATCCTGCTCTCCTTGCTCTCCATTTACGTGGTTTGCTGGATCGCGAACGACATGGTGTGGCTCATGATCGTCTTGGGATACAACAGGAGCCACCCGCAGAGTAGCTTCCTGAGCGCCATGTACGGCGTGCTCTCCTCCATATATTACTCCTCCAGCTCGTACGTGATCGTGTTTGGGTACAAAAAGGTCCGCGAGTACCTCGCGGAAACGTGCTGGTGTCTGAGGTGCAGAAGGACCGCCAGGGTTCAAGTCACATCACTGGTGGGCGCGCTCCCAAAATGA